In Candidatus Beckwithbacteria bacterium, a genomic segment contains:
- the amrB gene encoding AmmeMemoRadiSam system protein B: MKLQRLRVFSILPVFLFALYLSLKPHPLVQPAVQGASQSKQEITCVHQVRFFEPQLFFEGIKANKSREQASVLSNIRGGIIPHHLLASQILAEFFQILGGQDIETVILLGPNHYETGESKILTSACAWQSPVGQVEPDIAIIEKLTKNEVVTPDETVIDNEHSVSGLMPYIATFLPKAKVVPIVLSATLSKEELENLIANLALVTNQKTVVVASVDFSHNLDSAHAAANDQLTLRLIKQKNYNELMSLDNRYLDSPVCIVTLVSLMDSLGASQSRVLQNTNSGELYNQPNVAGTSYASILYY, from the coding sequence ATGAAATTACAGCGGTTGAGAGTTTTTAGCATTCTTCCGGTTTTTTTATTTGCCTTATATCTAAGTCTTAAACCTCATCCACTTGTTCAACCAGCAGTCCAGGGTGCAAGTCAAAGTAAACAGGAAATTACTTGCGTGCACCAAGTCCGTTTTTTTGAGCCCCAACTTTTTTTTGAGGGAATTAAAGCCAATAAATCGAGAGAACAAGCTAGTGTATTAAGCAATATAAGAGGAGGGATTATTCCTCATCATTTATTGGCTAGTCAGATTTTAGCTGAGTTTTTTCAAATTTTAGGTGGGCAAGATATTGAGACAGTGATTTTATTGGGTCCCAATCATTATGAAACAGGTGAAAGTAAAATTTTAACCAGTGCTTGTGCCTGGCAAAGTCCGGTTGGGCAAGTGGAGCCAGACATAGCAATCATTGAAAAATTAACTAAAAATGAAGTTGTGACTCCTGACGAAACTGTGATTGATAATGAACATTCAGTGTCAGGACTCATGCCTTATATTGCCACTTTTTTACCAAAAGCTAAAGTTGTGCCGATAGTTTTGAGCGCTACTTTATCAAAAGAAGAACTAGAAAATTTGATAGCTAATTTAGCTTTAGTAACAAATCAAAAAACAGTAGTTGTGGCTTCAGTTGATTTCTCGCACAATTTAGACAGTGCTCATGCTGCTGCCAATGACCAGCTGACCCTTAGATTAATCAAACAAAAAAACTACAATGAGCTCATGAGCCTTGATAACCGCTATCTTGATAGTCCAGTATGCATTGTTACCTTAGTTAGTCTTATGGATAGCTTAGGAGCGAGTCAAAGCAGAGTACTGCAAAACACAAATTCTGGTGAGTTATATAATCAGCCCAATGTGGCTGGTACTAGCTATGCTAGCATTTTGTACTACTAA